A section of the Candidatus Binataceae bacterium genome encodes:
- a CDS encoding SDR family oxidoreductase encodes MRLKDRVAVITGGASGMGRGTVMRFLDEGAAVVVADFNEDTGKQTLALAAERNHKDRVRFIRTDVAKEADIEGMIKLAIAEFGRLDIVFNNAGVGGALGPIWDVDVEEWDYTFDVLAKGVFLGIKHAARAMKQQGQGGSIINTASVAGLSGGAGPAVYSAAKAAVINLTKAAAMQLAGDRIRVNAICPGGILTGLTDRGDPASAGKRMDSFQPWPEHGKPEHIAGAALFLASDDSEFVTGEALVVDGGLTAAGPDIWQRFGTSREAQLSNVAVNRGSTGASSTSRPARKI; translated from the coding sequence AGTGATCACTGGCGGCGCCAGCGGGATGGGCCGCGGAACGGTGATGCGCTTCCTCGACGAGGGCGCCGCCGTCGTCGTCGCCGATTTCAACGAAGACACAGGCAAGCAGACGCTGGCACTCGCGGCGGAACGGAATCATAAAGATCGGGTCCGCTTTATTCGCACTGATGTGGCCAAAGAAGCCGACATCGAGGGCATGATCAAGCTTGCGATCGCGGAGTTCGGCCGCCTTGACATCGTGTTTAATAACGCCGGAGTCGGCGGCGCGCTGGGGCCGATCTGGGATGTTGACGTCGAGGAATGGGACTACACCTTCGACGTTCTGGCGAAGGGCGTCTTCCTCGGAATCAAGCACGCGGCACGCGCGATGAAGCAGCAGGGGCAGGGCGGTTCGATCATCAATACTGCATCGGTGGCCGGCCTGAGCGGCGGCGCAGGACCGGCCGTGTACTCGGCAGCCAAGGCGGCAGTCATCAACCTGACCAAGGCGGCGGCGATGCAGCTGGCGGGGGATCGTATCCGCGTGAACGCGATCTGCCCGGGCGGAATTCTCACCGGCCTCACCGATCGCGGAGACCCCGCAAGCGCCGGCAAGCGGATGGATTCCTTCCAGCCGTGGCCCGAGCACGGCAAGCCTGAGCATATCGCGGGCGCGGCGCTGTTCCTTGCCAGCGATGATTCCGAGTTCGTGACGGGCGAGGCGCTCGTGGTCGACGGCGGCCTGACGGCGGCCGGCCCGGACATCTGGCAGCGCTTTGGAACCTCGCGCGAAGCCCAGCTATCCAACGTAGCGGTAAATCGCGGCAGCACTGGCGCGTCGAGCACCAGCCGGCCCGCACGCAAGATTTGA
- a CDS encoding VOC family protein: MQVSKDSIDLGIVITDEKAALAFYRDGLGMESEGELPLPNGRMYRLKCGTTIIKLVKLERTPTAKPEAGGPMRGLGFRYFTISVPDIRGLMAQLEAKGIKATVPVTEFRPGVTIAMVADPEGNTVEFLQNSAPK, translated from the coding sequence ATGCAGGTAAGTAAAGATTCGATCGATCTCGGCATTGTGATCACCGACGAAAAGGCCGCGCTGGCGTTCTATCGCGACGGCCTCGGGATGGAATCAGAGGGCGAGCTGCCGCTGCCGAACGGACGCATGTATCGACTCAAGTGCGGCACCACGATTATCAAGCTGGTCAAGCTCGAGCGCACGCCGACGGCCAAGCCTGAAGCGGGCGGCCCGATGCGCGGGCTTGGCTTTCGTTATTTCACGATTTCCGTGCCCGACATTCGCGGCCTGATGGCGCAGCTCGAAGCCAAGGGCATCAAGGCTACGGTTCCTGTCACCGAGTTTCGACCGGGAGTCACAATCGCGATGGTCGCGGACCCCGAGGGCAACACGGTCGAGTTCCTGCAGAACTCCGCGCCGAAGTAA
- a CDS encoding YciI family protein produces the protein MRFVCLVYFEPSATAALSPTDKATLGRDSMAYDQELSRRGSYIVAEALNPVSSAKCVRVRKGKATTTDGPFAETKEHLGGFILVNAADMNEALEIAAGIPLAQFGTIEVRPVMQMG, from the coding sequence ATGAGGTTCGTCTGCCTGGTTTATTTCGAACCGTCGGCGACCGCGGCGCTTTCGCCCACGGACAAGGCCACGCTGGGTCGCGATTCGATGGCTTACGATCAGGAGCTGAGTCGAAGGGGCAGCTATATCGTCGCCGAGGCGCTCAATCCCGTGAGTTCGGCGAAGTGTGTGCGGGTTCGCAAGGGAAAGGCGACGACCACCGATGGGCCCTTCGCCGAAACGAAGGAGCATCTCGGCGGATTCATATTGGTTAACGCCGCCGATATGAACGAGGCGCTCGAAATCGCGGCTGGAATCCCGCTGGCGCAGTTCGGCACCATCGAGGTTCGCCCCGTGATGCAGATGGGCTAG
- a CDS encoding alkaline phosphatase family protein, whose translation MSSPLDTFDHVVVLMLENRSFGNLFGYLYREGVPPGKNFEGVIGKTLSNLGQDGISVPVSADADVHQPYPDPGEEYEHVTMQLFGSDAASGTPGMNGFVRDYYTNLTDTQGWTGSAATQSAQIMRCFAPSTIPVFSKLAQAFAVFDHWFCAVPSQTWCNRTFWNAATSWGWVNNPKTSSPGNPWGLDRWAHFSAGPTIFINSKRSSATAVGTYTRISKCRSQNCFTGARQKTKSVKTTFDTWVKDFILARISSTIAPPVNSPNTHFSNLIS comes from the coding sequence ATGTCATCGCCGCTCGATACGTTCGATCACGTTGTCGTATTGATGCTCGAGAACCGCTCCTTCGGTAACCTGTTCGGCTACCTCTACCGGGAAGGCGTTCCGCCGGGGAAGAACTTCGAGGGTGTGATCGGTAAAACGCTGAGCAATCTCGGCCAGGACGGCATTTCAGTCCCGGTCTCAGCCGACGCTGACGTCCATCAGCCGTATCCCGATCCTGGCGAAGAGTACGAGCACGTGACGATGCAGCTCTTCGGGTCCGATGCCGCTTCCGGCACGCCTGGAATGAATGGTTTCGTGAGGGATTACTACACGAACCTGACCGATACCCAGGGCTGGACCGGCTCGGCGGCCACGCAAAGCGCGCAGATCATGCGCTGCTTCGCGCCGAGCACAATCCCCGTCTTCAGCAAGCTCGCGCAAGCGTTCGCTGTTTTCGATCATTGGTTCTGCGCGGTGCCGAGTCAGACCTGGTGCAACCGCACGTTCTGGAATGCTGCGACTTCATGGGGATGGGTCAACAATCCGAAAACCTCGTCGCCTGGCAATCCCTGGGGCCTCGATCGCTGGGCTCATTTCAGCGCCGGGCCAACTATCTTCATCAACTCGAAGAGAAGTTCGGCAACCGCAGTTGGTACATATACGAGGATCTCGAAGTGCCGTTCACAAAACTGCTTCACTGGGGCGCGTCAAAAGACAAAATCGGTGAAAACTACTTTCGATACCTGGGTAAAGGATTTCATTTTGGCAAGAATTTCTTCGACGATTGCGCCGCCGGTGAACTCCCCAAATACTCATTTCTCGAACCTCATTTCATAA
- a CDS encoding YoaK family protein: MKKSERDKLLFLLAITSGSADGWAILGLGHAFVANMTGNTVLLGIGIFGMQSERTHPLIALIFYATGVAAGSLFTRHVKSDATWSRSVSFTLLFEALLLLLAEAAWIYLNGAPSRETSFILLACVAFAIGLQSGALLPLKLPGVITTYITGTWTTLVSGLVAIGGQAPSRESKEVVEERVVIQIGFLLTYFLAAVFTGLIFKYVPTMVGIVSSLPVLTVAIYGAIRG, translated from the coding sequence GTGAAGAAATCTGAACGGGACAAACTCCTTTTTCTGCTTGCGATTACCTCGGGCTCTGCCGACGGATGGGCCATCCTCGGGCTCGGTCACGCATTCGTGGCCAACATGACGGGCAACACGGTTCTACTGGGTATCGGGATATTTGGCATGCAGAGCGAACGAACCCATCCGCTCATCGCGTTGATATTCTACGCCACGGGAGTCGCGGCCGGCTCGTTATTCACGCGCCATGTCAAATCCGATGCGACCTGGTCGAGGTCGGTTTCCTTCACGTTGCTGTTCGAGGCATTGCTGCTGCTTCTCGCGGAGGCGGCCTGGATTTACCTGAACGGCGCTCCAAGCCGTGAGACTTCGTTCATACTATTGGCGTGCGTAGCGTTCGCGATCGGACTCCAGAGCGGAGCGCTACTGCCGCTGAAGCTGCCCGGAGTCATCACGACCTACATCACTGGAACATGGACGACCTTGGTAAGCGGTCTTGTAGCGATCGGCGGCCAGGCTCCAAGCCGCGAGAGCAAGGAAGTAGTCGAAGAGCGCGTCGTGATCCAGATTGGTTTCCTGCTAACCTATTTTCTCGCGGCAGTGTTCACCGGACTGATTTTCAAGTACGTGCCAACGATGGTTGGTATAGTATCCAGCCTCCCGGTTCTGACGGTTGCGATTTACGGAGCAATTCGCGGGTAG
- a CDS encoding SDR family oxidoreductase: MSQDRNAKPNNKPVAVVVGATSKWQSDGRNTLLAHGKTIDDREMPVGARWGVGGAIAQKFAQEGFFVVLTTRKQANAAPLAEAIRSKNGECMIVELDLVSQESISAAFTKIRGEAGEPEVLVYNAGYLEGRDLPPDKELLEYIPVEMFDTAQHISSRGPFLVAKEVLPSMRQKGHGSFLISNNANALRGRKRMTGQSLYYPRVMMRTLAQVLTEEYSEHGVHVANVIIDGLIDSPGTRALSIAQKRPEIVMNPVKIAEAFFYLHTQDKSCWTHDLQLTPYPTKPSF; this comes from the coding sequence ATGAGCCAGGATCGCAACGCGAAGCCAAATAACAAACCGGTCGCGGTCGTAGTCGGCGCCACTTCGAAGTGGCAGTCGGACGGCCGCAATACGTTGCTCGCGCATGGCAAGACGATCGACGACCGCGAGATGCCGGTCGGCGCGCGATGGGGCGTCGGCGGCGCGATAGCACAGAAGTTCGCGCAGGAGGGCTTCTTCGTCGTGCTGACAACCCGCAAGCAGGCCAACGCCGCGCCGCTCGCCGAGGCGATTCGAAGCAAAAACGGCGAATGCATGATCGTCGAGCTCGATCTCGTATCGCAGGAGTCGATCTCCGCAGCGTTCACGAAAATCCGCGGCGAGGCCGGCGAGCCGGAGGTGCTTGTTTATAATGCCGGTTACCTCGAAGGACGCGACCTTCCTCCTGACAAGGAGTTACTCGAATATATCCCGGTTGAGATGTTCGACACGGCGCAGCATATATCGAGCCGTGGACCATTCCTCGTCGCCAAGGAGGTGCTGCCGTCGATGCGCCAGAAGGGCCACGGCTCTTTCCTGATCAGCAACAACGCGAACGCGCTGCGCGGGCGCAAGCGGATGACGGGGCAATCGCTCTACTATCCGCGCGTCATGATGCGCACTCTCGCCCAGGTCCTGACCGAAGAATATTCCGAGCACGGCGTGCACGTCGCCAACGTCATTATCGACGGCCTGATCGACTCGCCGGGAACGCGTGCATTGTCTATCGCTCAGAAGCGCCCCGAGATCGTGATGAACCCGGTGAAGATCGCGGAAGCATTCTTCTACCTGCACACCCAGGACAAGTCATGTTGGACGCATGATCTACAGCTGACGCCCTACCCGACCAAACCGAGCTTCTGA
- a CDS encoding DUF4410 domain-containing protein translates to MAAEPVAPVEIAVNDFIFDTGDVTENGSPLTRGIDFFRKSNPNERRVGIGDDLAKRISAQTAKRLDKMGLPAERIPADSDAPLIDNTLLITGRMTKIDEGNGFTRVTFGLGAGESELATEVHVYRIMQGEHAEVLAFTTYSNSGKMPGVAWSMGFGEFFLGPVTLIAALDDAASSGQKFYASQIDYLSGETAIQIANYISQYSANEGWIVPSKAGSVKLRTE, encoded by the coding sequence ATGGCGGCGGAGCCGGTCGCGCCCGTTGAAATCGCGGTCAATGACTTTATCTTCGACACCGGCGACGTCACTGAAAATGGAAGCCCACTCACGCGGGGAATCGATTTCTTTCGCAAGAGCAATCCCAACGAGCGCCGCGTTGGAATCGGCGACGACCTCGCAAAAAGGATCTCGGCGCAAACGGCGAAGCGGCTGGACAAGATGGGCCTCCCCGCCGAACGCATTCCGGCCGACAGCGATGCGCCTTTGATTGACAACACCCTCCTGATCACCGGCCGCATGACGAAAATCGACGAGGGCAACGGTTTCACCCGTGTGACCTTCGGCCTGGGCGCCGGTGAATCCGAGCTCGCAACGGAAGTGCATGTCTATCGAATCATGCAGGGAGAGCATGCCGAAGTGCTGGCTTTCACTACTTATTCCAACAGCGGAAAGATGCCGGGCGTCGCCTGGTCGATGGGATTCGGTGAATTCTTCCTCGGTCCGGTAACCCTCATTGCGGCGCTTGACGACGCGGCCTCGAGCGGTCAGAAATTCTACGCCTCGCAGATAGATTATCTCTCCGGCGAGACCGCAATTCAGATTGCCAACTATATATCTCAATACTCGGCGAACGAGGGCTGGATCGTTCCGAGTAAAGCGGGATCGGTAAAGTTGCGCACGGAATAG
- a CDS encoding SRPBCC family protein: protein MEEPNSVKREFKVEADPATVFAFFTDPERLTRWVGTSAQIDARVGGLFMIEVLKGRVARGEYTEVVPVTRLAYTWGWISDEQVPPGSSRIEIDLLPQNGSTLVRFSHNGLPASEVPGHGIGWTHYLARLVVAAGGGDPGPDPGPPGRTRE, encoded by the coding sequence GTGGAAGAGCCGAATTCGGTCAAGCGCGAGTTCAAGGTCGAGGCTGATCCTGCCACCGTCTTTGCTTTCTTTACCGATCCTGAACGTCTGACGCGATGGGTAGGAACGTCGGCGCAGATCGACGCGCGCGTGGGCGGGTTGTTCATGATCGAGGTTCTAAAAGGGCGAGTCGCGCGCGGTGAATATACTGAAGTCGTGCCGGTGACGCGGCTTGCCTACACCTGGGGATGGATCAGTGACGAGCAGGTGCCGCCCGGTTCTTCGCGGATCGAGATCGATCTGCTGCCGCAGAATGGAAGCACGCTTGTGCGCTTCAGTCATAACGGTCTCCCGGCATCTGAAGTTCCCGGACATGGCATCGGATGGACGCATTATCTGGCGCGTCTGGTTGTTGCGGCGGGCGGTGGCGATCCGGGTCCCGATCCCGGTCCGCCGGGACGCACACGTGAATGA
- a CDS encoding adenylate/guanylate cyclase domain-containing protein produces the protein MSSAAIPRTPTITWLLDEGAQSAAAGILLGEVCNRLVAEGLPIASAIMSVASLDPMVAASRLRWRRSDGRVVAELQFHGTSGLDEQLAEQVARDSTNAQSVSWSIADGAELDTKQREYLDDVCLAMKAPLQAVVERETTRALLRAYLGRRSAERVLSGTVRRGTGETIDAVIWLSDLRDFTRFSETHVLEQVIAALDDCCSHLVGAIQPFGGEVLKFIGDGLLAIFPLAGADAKAACRAALAATRAARQGMARLDESRIGSDLRRLPFGVALHVGAVMYGNIGAPDRLDFTAIGPAVNTTSRIQELCRTLDCPVLISREFAARCEEALTPVGYHILRGVGEPAGLFTIRELRP, from the coding sequence ATGAGTTCTGCTGCGATTCCGCGCACACCAACCATAACCTGGCTCCTTGATGAGGGTGCGCAATCCGCCGCTGCCGGGATATTGTTGGGCGAAGTATGCAATCGGCTGGTAGCTGAAGGATTGCCGATCGCGTCGGCGATCATGTCGGTCGCGAGTCTTGATCCAATGGTTGCCGCAAGCCGGTTGCGATGGCGCCGTAGCGATGGCCGCGTCGTCGCCGAGCTGCAGTTCCATGGAACCTCGGGCCTCGATGAACAACTTGCCGAGCAGGTGGCCCGCGACTCGACAAACGCCCAATCAGTTTCGTGGAGCATCGCGGACGGCGCGGAACTCGACACCAAACAGCGTGAATACCTCGATGACGTCTGCCTCGCGATGAAGGCTCCTCTGCAAGCCGTCGTCGAACGTGAGACCACGCGCGCTCTTCTGCGCGCGTACCTTGGTCGCCGAAGCGCTGAAAGGGTTTTGAGCGGAACCGTCCGGCGCGGCACCGGTGAGACGATCGATGCAGTAATCTGGCTGTCCGATTTGCGAGATTTCACGCGATTCTCGGAAACGCATGTGCTCGAGCAAGTGATCGCGGCGTTGGATGATTGCTGCTCGCACCTGGTCGGCGCGATCCAGCCATTCGGCGGCGAAGTATTGAAGTTCATCGGAGATGGATTGCTCGCAATTTTTCCGCTCGCGGGCGCCGACGCGAAAGCCGCCTGCCGCGCGGCGCTGGCGGCGACTCGCGCTGCGCGTCAAGGCATGGCTCGGCTCGATGAGTCGCGGATAGGATCGGACCTGCGTCGGTTGCCGTTTGGAGTTGCGCTTCATGTTGGCGCCGTGATGTATGGCAATATCGGCGCTCCCGACCGTCTGGACTTCACCGCGATCGGTCCCGCGGTCAATACTACCAGCCGAATCCAGGAACTGTGCCGCACACTCGATTGTCCCGTCCTTATCTCCCGGGAGTTCGCCGCGCGCTGCGAAGAAGCTCTGACGCCCGTTGGCTACCATATTCTGCGGGGCGTCGGCGAGCCGGCCGGACTATTCACCATTCGGGAACTGAGACCATAA
- a CDS encoding FUSC family protein, with protein sequence MAGVAKDLRIVQFANWFDQFGTFLASELAPTPRKLRTALRFTTVATIGTGLVAACHVYSEFGAYIVWLLVGAGPMMSPRRAIQFLIAEGIALAVSVVLARAFADTPWLMAPLLFALVSYGTYVGMIRKFAPGLLLIEVVCLGNFYDVVFAPGDIGWSSAGALGGSALAFGILVLFDNWLWPDPGDAILLESLSRSVAQARLRFLAAADYYVGRSGTPRPKLPPPTSDLPAHMTLLDQASAEGASQYRHAILLAAISRTARINLEVDRLVFSAREQVPHAVREMVRPELIAAARGIAEALDDFARQLRVDVPVGVDRMPPARAQARAAMDKLSARVLEVRHEYIRTAGTAEIENFAAFTDSLAVLTAHLERLLDEPPQSLPKATSELAPLFTLSPNPDLARYSLKVGLCAVVGYAIGLTAQRPELSTILTTVLITALPTYGAAMRKMILRIVGALLGGIVSLVAIIIVSPNFDNLPSYMMTVLVVFFVSGYASLTSGRVSYAGRQIGTTFTLVFAGLSPSIEIYSPLWRIWSILLGTFVVAIATLLLWPVYAGDSLLPRLRRVIEDTLALAPGGSAAGDDEQISEVNSDTMRLLAEILQVADDAQLEGRSSMVDHNAIVEATGALRRIANRFASISTGRISVQLPPIDPAIESERGAILAPIVKQLENWLDYFKSPHCFKPAIAHAVANAYRPEDLRIPLASFGSWIEDGSYARVEKWTLDQRRTILAELQSMRRLDFLINDLNRWLARIPGAPPSARPVARLG encoded by the coding sequence GTGGCGGGCGTTGCAAAGGACCTTCGAATAGTTCAATTCGCGAACTGGTTCGATCAGTTTGGAACATTCCTGGCAAGCGAGCTTGCGCCGACGCCGCGCAAACTCCGCACTGCGCTCAGGTTCACTACAGTTGCGACCATTGGCACCGGCCTCGTCGCCGCCTGTCACGTATACAGTGAGTTTGGCGCATACATAGTTTGGCTGCTGGTCGGTGCGGGGCCGATGATGTCGCCGCGCCGCGCGATTCAGTTTCTCATCGCCGAGGGTATCGCCCTCGCCGTATCTGTCGTCCTGGCCCGCGCCTTTGCCGACACGCCATGGCTGATGGCGCCGCTGCTCTTCGCGTTGGTTTCATACGGTACGTACGTGGGAATGATTCGCAAGTTCGCTCCCGGATTGTTGTTGATCGAGGTCGTTTGTCTCGGCAATTTCTACGACGTTGTCTTCGCGCCCGGTGACATCGGATGGAGCTCGGCCGGTGCGCTCGGCGGCAGCGCGCTCGCCTTCGGCATCCTTGTACTGTTTGACAACTGGCTATGGCCGGATCCCGGTGATGCGATTCTGTTGGAATCTCTCTCCAGGAGCGTTGCGCAGGCACGTTTGCGCTTCCTGGCGGCGGCCGATTACTACGTGGGTCGCTCCGGAACGCCACGTCCTAAACTTCCCCCGCCGACCTCCGATCTGCCTGCGCATATGACATTACTCGATCAGGCTTCTGCCGAGGGCGCTAGTCAGTATCGGCATGCGATCCTGCTGGCGGCGATCTCGCGCACGGCGCGAATCAACCTCGAAGTGGATCGCCTGGTATTCTCCGCCCGCGAACAGGTGCCGCACGCAGTGCGCGAGATGGTGCGGCCGGAGCTAATCGCGGCCGCACGCGGAATCGCGGAAGCCTTGGACGATTTTGCGCGGCAACTCAGAGTCGACGTGCCCGTTGGCGTCGATCGAATGCCTCCCGCGCGAGCCCAGGCGCGAGCTGCGATGGACAAACTCTCGGCGCGGGTCCTCGAGGTTCGCCACGAATATATTCGTACCGCAGGCACGGCCGAGATCGAGAACTTCGCTGCCTTTACCGACTCGCTCGCGGTTCTGACCGCGCATCTGGAACGTTTGCTCGATGAGCCACCGCAGTCGCTGCCCAAGGCGACTTCCGAACTGGCTCCGCTATTCACTCTTTCGCCGAATCCCGACCTCGCTCGATACTCGTTAAAGGTTGGACTGTGCGCGGTGGTTGGATACGCAATCGGTCTGACGGCCCAGCGCCCGGAGCTTTCCACGATACTAACTACCGTGCTTATAACCGCACTACCCACTTACGGCGCCGCAATGCGCAAGATGATTTTGCGGATCGTCGGCGCGTTGCTCGGCGGAATTGTGTCGCTGGTCGCGATCATTATAGTGTCGCCTAATTTCGACAATCTGCCGTCATACATGATGACCGTGCTGGTTGTGTTTTTTGTCTCCGGCTATGCGTCCCTCACCAGCGGCCGCGTGTCATATGCGGGAAGGCAGATCGGTACAACTTTCACACTGGTATTCGCCGGGCTCAGCCCATCGATTGAGATTTATTCGCCGCTCTGGCGCATCTGGAGCATTCTCCTTGGAACTTTCGTAGTGGCTATTGCGACGCTGTTACTATGGCCGGTGTACGCCGGCGATTCGCTGTTGCCAAGGCTGCGCAGGGTAATTGAAGACACCTTGGCGCTCGCGCCGGGCGGTTCGGCGGCAGGCGACGACGAACAGATCTCGGAAGTGAACTCCGATACGATGCGCCTGCTGGCCGAGATTCTGCAGGTCGCCGATGACGCGCAACTCGAAGGGCGCAGCAGCATGGTTGATCACAACGCGATCGTCGAGGCGACTGGCGCATTGCGCCGGATCGCGAACAGGTTCGCGTCTATTTCAACCGGCAGAATCTCCGTTCAACTGCCTCCGATAGATCCCGCGATAGAATCCGAACGCGGAGCTATTCTCGCTCCTATAGTCAAGCAACTGGAGAACTGGCTCGATTACTTCAAGAGCCCTCACTGCTTTAAACCCGCGATTGCCCACGCGGTCGCCAATGCCTACCGCCCGGAAGATCTTCGTATTCCGCTGGCGAGCTTTGGCTCGTGGATCGAAGACGGCAGCTACGCGCGAGTCGAGAAATGGACACTCGATCAACGGCGCACGATTCTGGCCGAACTACAATCGATGCGGCGACTGGATTTTCTTATAAACGATCTTAACCGCTGGCTGGCTCGGATTCCCGGCGCGCCTCCGAGCGCTCGTCCCGTTGCCCGACTGGGCTGA
- a CDS encoding cupin domain-containing protein encodes MAPQFRRIVTGHDAEGKSIVVVDGPATQFGAYWQTAGAPADNKSAGDAAQSVNMLEPAPLGSIFRYAVIAPEDPKVSREEREAATAKMFAQMRAEHCRPDTTRDPGMHKTKTVDYVILLSGEVTLMLDRGEVKLKPFDVVVQRGTNHAWINKGKEPAIIAAVLIDAEKL; translated from the coding sequence ATGGCACCGCAGTTCCGTCGAATAGTCACTGGCCACGACGCCGAAGGTAAATCGATCGTAGTAGTCGATGGACCAGCAACGCAATTCGGTGCGTATTGGCAAACGGCCGGCGCGCCTGCCGACAACAAGAGTGCGGGCGATGCGGCGCAATCGGTCAATATGCTCGAGCCCGCGCCGTTGGGCAGTATCTTCCGCTATGCGGTCATTGCTCCCGAAGATCCGAAAGTCTCGCGCGAAGAACGCGAAGCTGCCACCGCGAAAATGTTCGCCCAGATGCGCGCGGAGCACTGCCGTCCCGACACCACGCGCGATCCCGGCATGCATAAAACAAAGACTGTTGACTATGTAATCCTGCTCTCGGGAGAGGTTACGCTGATGCTCGATCGCGGTGAGGTCAAGTTGAAGCCCTTCGACGTAGTCGTGCAGCGCGGCACCAACCATGCCTGGATAAACAAGGGCAAGGAACCCGCGATCATCGCGGCCGTTCTGATTGACGCAGAGAAACTATAG
- a CDS encoding alpha/beta hydrolase — MAAAAPKAFEHEIEIEDVEYLRHGNIGLQARLFKPRAQGPFPAIVELHGGAWCLGDRKNDDRINEQLARRGILVAALDFRVPPVASYPASVVDINYGIRWLKSKAAGLQTRPDMVCTFGISSGGHQAMLLGMRPADLRYTSIPLSGDASVRGVIMGAPVIDPIGRYRYAKGLKEKGNPPPFVDMVLPLHDKYWKTEDAMSEASPVQILERGERVETPPVLYIQDSRDIVHPRAQLDRFVELYRKAGGTVELELSEGAADAFAPRNPAQPMGAGYERDASSTSTSQTVEKMVAFVRAQTR; from the coding sequence ATGGCTGCTGCAGCTCCCAAGGCTTTCGAACACGAGATCGAAATCGAAGACGTGGAATATCTCCGTCACGGAAATATTGGCCTGCAGGCGCGACTCTTCAAGCCGCGCGCGCAGGGCCCGTTTCCTGCGATCGTTGAGCTGCACGGCGGCGCCTGGTGCCTCGGCGATCGGAAAAACGATGACCGCATCAACGAGCAACTCGCACGAAGGGGTATTCTCGTCGCGGCACTGGATTTTCGCGTGCCTCCCGTCGCTTCATATCCGGCATCGGTTGTCGACATCAACTACGGCATCCGCTGGCTCAAGTCGAAGGCCGCCGGGCTGCAAACGCGTCCTGACATGGTGTGCACGTTTGGAATTTCGAGCGGAGGTCATCAAGCGATGCTACTCGGGATGCGCCCGGCCGATTTGCGCTATACCTCAATTCCGCTTTCCGGTGACGCTAGCGTACGTGGCGTTATCATGGGCGCGCCCGTGATCGATCCGATCGGACGTTATCGCTACGCGAAGGGACTCAAGGAAAAGGGCAATCCTCCGCCCTTCGTCGACATGGTGCTGCCGCTCCATGACAAGTACTGGAAGACCGAAGATGCGATGAGCGAGGCGAGTCCAGTGCAGATCCTCGAGCGAGGCGAGCGCGTCGAGACACCTCCCGTGCTTTACATCCAGGACTCGCGCGACATCGTGCATCCTCGCGCACAGTTGGACCGGTTCGTCGAGCTCTATCGCAAGGCCGGCGGTACGGTGGAGCTGGAATTGTCGGAGGGCGCCGCCGATGCGTTCGCGCCGCGCAACCCGGCCCAGCCTATGGGCGCGGGTTACGAGCGCGATGCATCGTCGACGTCGACGTCGCAGACGGTAGAGAAAATGGTCGCGTTCGTTCGGGCGCAAACGCGCTAG